The proteins below come from a single Leptospiraceae bacterium genomic window:
- a CDS encoding peptidylprolyl isomerase yields MNFIKLVILFSLSSQIAFCRDKSFQKASYQPSEYAKVNVVVRKKDDSNIALPDKKTIFAIMETNKGNLILELFHENAPLTVQNFIDLAQGEKEFVSATGKVKKPFYNGLNFHRVIAGFMIQGGCPRGDGSGGPGYTFEDEINAISLGLDKIKVKDAPSYGRYLQKAVIVGMGIKTQQELEERITEAEENLKAASEMSVLEVLARNGYKYNEVITSKKAIKGALAMANSGPNTNGSQFFINQVDTPHLDGLHTVFGQMVNGDTVLNQIVNDGNGKTIISKVLIIDKR; encoded by the coding sequence ATGAATTTCATCAAACTAGTAATCTTATTTTCCCTATCTTCACAAATTGCATTTTGTAGAGATAAATCTTTTCAAAAAGCGTCGTATCAACCGTCCGAATATGCAAAAGTAAATGTTGTCGTTCGAAAAAAAGATGATTCGAATATCGCATTACCCGACAAAAAAACTATTTTCGCCATAATGGAAACAAACAAAGGAAACCTAATCCTCGAACTTTTTCATGAAAATGCGCCCTTGACTGTTCAAAACTTCATAGACCTAGCACAAGGAGAAAAGGAGTTTGTTTCAGCTACCGGAAAAGTAAAAAAGCCTTTTTACAATGGACTGAATTTTCACCGAGTCATTGCAGGATTTATGATTCAAGGTGGATGTCCACGAGGAGATGGATCTGGTGGACCGGGTTATACATTCGAAGATGAAATTAACGCTATATCCCTTGGGCTCGATAAAATTAAAGTAAAAGATGCGCCTAGTTACGGAAGATATTTACAAAAAGCTGTCATTGTAGGGATGGGAATAAAAACCCAACAAGAACTGGAAGAACGAATCACAGAAGCAGAAGAAAATTTAAAAGCCGCTAGCGAAATGAGTGTATTAGAAGTATTAGCCCGAAACGGTTATAAATACAATGAAGTAATCACAAGCAAAAAAGCGATTAAGGGAGCTTTAGCGATGGCGAATTCCGGGCCTAACACAAATGGATCTCAGTTTTTTATCAACCAAGTTGACACTCCGCATTTAGACGGATTACACACAGTCTTCGGACAAATGGTGAACGGAGATACTGTATTAAACCAAATCGTAAATGACGGAAATGGCAAAACTATAATTAGCAAAGTTTTGATCATTGATAAAAGATAG